A part of Podarcis muralis chromosome 13, rPodMur119.hap1.1, whole genome shotgun sequence genomic DNA contains:
- the LOC114582122 gene encoding tubulin polymerization-promoting protein family member 2-like isoform X1 yields the protein MFTPGPSYTAAKEAQHKTMTPSLQHCSPSAFFNSSKRAFEIVLLEGTRNPRPFSFPFPTIAGGMASELEKAFHRYAVYGDTTATGSDMTGKNFSKMLKECGVMDGKLVTSTDVDILFNKVKSKGARNITFPEFQEALKELSTKRFKGKSPEDALAATHQMLEGKEPGNVGVTKTIAAGAVDRLTDTSKYTGSHKERFDESGKGKGIAGRADLVSNSGYVGNYKGAGTYDKSH from the exons ATGTTTACCCCTGGACCTTCTTACACAGCTGCCAAGGAAGCACAGCATAAAACAATGACACCATCACTACAACACTGCTCACCCTCTGCCTTTTTTAATAGCTCAAAGAGGGCTTTCGAGATAGTCTTGCTGGAGGGAACCAGAAACCCACGTCCCTTTTCTTTCCCATTTCCCACTATTGCAGGAGGCATGGCATCTGAGCTGGAAAAGGCCTTCCACAGATATGCTGTGTATGGAGACACAACTGCCACTGGATCTGACATGACGGGCAAGAACTTCTCCAAGATGTTGAAGGAGTGTGGCGTGATGGATGGGAAGCTCGTAACCAGCACTGATGTGGATATCCTCTTCAACAAAGTCAA GAGCAAGGGTGCCCGCAACATCACCTTTCCAGAGTTCCAGGAAGCCCTGAAGGAGCTGAGCACAAAACGCTTCAAAGGAAAGTCACCCGAAGATGCTTTGGCAGCTACACACCAGATGCTGGAAGGCAAAGAGCCAGGCAATGTGGGGGTAACG AAAACCATCGCGGCTGGTGCAGTGGACCGGCTGACAGACACCAGCAAATACACAGGCTCCCACAAGGAACGTTTTGACGAAAGTGGCAAGGGCAAGGGCATCGCAGGACGTGCTGACCTGGTCAGTAACAGCGGCTATGTGGGTAACTACAAGGGGGCTGGAACCTACGACAAGTCCCACTAG
- the LOC114582122 gene encoding tubulin polymerization-promoting protein family member 2-like isoform X2, whose product MASELEKAFHRYAVYGDTTATGSDMTGKNFSKMLKECGVMDGKLVTSTDVDILFNKVKSKGARNITFPEFQEALKELSTKRFKGKSPEDALAATHQMLEGKEPGNVGVTKTIAAGAVDRLTDTSKYTGSHKERFDESGKGKGIAGRADLVSNSGYVGNYKGAGTYDKSH is encoded by the exons ATGGCATCTGAGCTGGAAAAGGCCTTCCACAGATATGCTGTGTATGGAGACACAACTGCCACTGGATCTGACATGACGGGCAAGAACTTCTCCAAGATGTTGAAGGAGTGTGGCGTGATGGATGGGAAGCTCGTAACCAGCACTGATGTGGATATCCTCTTCAACAAAGTCAA GAGCAAGGGTGCCCGCAACATCACCTTTCCAGAGTTCCAGGAAGCCCTGAAGGAGCTGAGCACAAAACGCTTCAAAGGAAAGTCACCCGAAGATGCTTTGGCAGCTACACACCAGATGCTGGAAGGCAAAGAGCCAGGCAATGTGGGGGTAACG AAAACCATCGCGGCTGGTGCAGTGGACCGGCTGACAGACACCAGCAAATACACAGGCTCCCACAAGGAACGTTTTGACGAAAGTGGCAAGGGCAAGGGCATCGCAGGACGTGCTGACCTGGTCAGTAACAGCGGCTATGTGGGTAACTACAAGGGGGCTGGAACCTACGACAAGTCCCACTAG
- the LOC114582121 gene encoding tubulin polymerization-promoting protein family member 2-like isoform X2: MMMMVMMIIDQDLNSKAFEDQEHNLPPVACLQSEKEDEPTKVVGNMSELEKTFRKFAVYGETSNSGNEITGKNFSKMLKECDVMDGKFVTSTDVDIVFNKVKTKGARNMNYIEFQQAVKELSRKRFQAKSPEEALLATYQLMEGKEPASTGTKSTAASVVERLTDTSKYTGSHKERFDETGRGKGLAGRTDPVESHTGYVSAYKGAGTYDKYH, translated from the exons atgatgatgatggtgatgatgattatagATCAAG ACCTGAACTCCAAGGCTTTCGAGGATCAGGAGCATAATCTGCCCCCAGTGGCCTGTCTACAGTCAGAAAAAGAGGATGAACCAACAAAAG TTGTTGGAAACATGTCAGAGCTGGAAAAAACTTTCCGCAAATTTGCAGTGTACGGGGAAACGAGCAACAGCGGCAATGAAATAACGGGCAAGAACTTCTCCAAGATGTTGAAGGAGTGTGATGTGATGGACGGGAAGTTTGTGACCAGCACTGACGTGGACATTGTCTTCAACAAAGTCAA GACCAAAGGGGCCCGCAACATGAACTATATCGAGTTCCAGCAAGCCGTTAAGGAACTGAGCAGAAAGCGCTTCCAGGCAAAGTCCCCAGAGGAGGCTTTATTGGCCACATACCAGCTGATGGAGGGCAAAGAGCCAGCCAGCACGGGAACA AAATCAACCGCGGCTAGTGTTGTGGAGAGGCTGACAGACACCAGCAAATACACAGGCTCCCACAAGGAACGGTTCGATGAAACTGGCAGGGGCAAAGGGCTGGCTGGACGTACGGACCCGGTTGAAAGCCACACCGGCTATGTCTCTGCCTACAAGGGGGCTGGAACCTACGACAAGTACCACTAG
- the LOC114582121 gene encoding uncharacterized protein LOC114582121 isoform X1 — MNQHSQSKKSFSCENCGKSFRWPSDLARHELACRRRLRTDKSIQSQKSYVCETCGENIQSSTNLAHHKCSRSGGKIKADQNTPSKASYICGLCGKNFRWRSDLARHKLPCHRRTLRTSKKSYACEKCGKNFQSSTVLAHHKCSCCGEKVKTGQNSPSKASHICRLCGRSFRWPSDLARHELVCHRIMLQASKSTQSQKSYACEKCGKNFQSSTVLAHHKRSCCGEKVKTGQNSPSKASHICGLCGRKFRWPSDLARHELVCHRRMLRASMSTQSQKSYACEKCGKNFHSVTKLAHHKYSCCHGKVKTGQNSPSKASHICGLCGKNFRWPSDLARHELACHRRTLRTGKSTQSQKSYVCEKCGKNVQSITKLAHHKRSCCGEKVKTGQNSPSKASYTSCLCGKNFRWPSDLTRHANTHSGKALTEQSTASKELDICDHTGEGFDSLAQHKLSHPRGEQQIEAPGHNSQTTEQSISIHKPFLCDQCGQGFPWLSDLIQHLIVHPGEQLYGCDISHLQPIKNNESHQEHNKEEGQSNCEEDVSVENISGEYLQRLSPLCSGEPCKPLACQKACECGKCHFRAHSDPEVLPPNIVWEIGVEGLPHPLFQKQPSESGYCGTDDNDDNPQPIELSPFRVDIKPSTELTPILSSREAVSVECTVPSTSRGLQRKASTESITSSTGQPQAVASQHPEVPRFLSTPSLLMEGASSLVEGDKPYACPKCPKRFSLTSYLSKHLLTHRAGKPYKCSTCGKVFAQRSYLTRHQEVHTASLEHECIVCGSFFTRSSYLKKHMHRHRRSGQPKS; from the coding sequence ATGAATCAACACTCCCAGTCCAAGAAGTCCTTCAGCTGTGAGAATTGCGGGAAGAGCTTCCGGTGGCCTTCCGACCTTGCTAGACATGAACTCGCTTGCCGTAGGAGATTAAGGACAGACAAGAGCATCCAATCCCAGAAGTCCTACGTCTGTGAGACATGTGGGGAAAACATCCAGTCATCTACTAACCTTGCTCATCATAAATGCTCTCGCAGTGGAGGGAAGATAAAGGCTGACCAGAACACTCCCTCCAAGGCATCCTACATCtgtggtctatgtgggaagaacTTCCGGTGGCGTTCAGACCTTGCTAGACATAAACTCCCTTGCCATAGGAGAACATTAAGGACAAGCAAGAAGTCCTATGCCTGTGAGAAGTGTGGGAAAAACTTCCAGTCATCTACTGTCCTTGCCCATCATAAATGCTCTTGCTGTGGGGAAAAGGTAAAGACTGGCCAGAACAGCCCCTCCAAGGCATCCCACATCTGTCGTCTATGTGGGAGGAGCTTCCGGTGGCCTTCAGACCTTGCTAGACATGAGCTCGTTTGCCATAGGATAATGTTACAGGCAAGCAAGAGCACCCAGTCCCAGAAGTCCTACGCCTGTGAGAAGTGTGGGAAAAACTTCCAGTCATCTACTGTCCTTGCTCATCATAAACGCTCTTGCTGTGGAGAAAAGGTAAAGACTGGCCAGAACAGCCCCTCTAAGGCATCCCACATCTGTGGTCTATGTGGGAGGAAATTCCGGTGGCCTTCCGACCTTGCTAGACATGAGCTCGTTTGCCACAGGAGAATGTTACGGGCAAGCATGAGCACCCAGTCCCAGAAGTCCTACGCTTGTGAGAAGTGTGGGAAAAACTTCCACTCAGTTACTAAACTTGCTCATCATAAATACTCTTGCTGTCACGGAAAGGTAAAGACTGGCCAGAACAGCCCCTCCAAGGCATCCCACATCtgtggtctatgtgggaagaacTTCCGGTGGCCTTCAGACCTTGCTAGACATGAACTTGCTTGCCACAGGAGAACATTAAGGACAGGCAAGAGCACCCAGTCCCAAAAGTCCTACGTTTGTGAGAAGTGTGGGAAGAACGTCCAGTCAATTACTAAACTTGCTCATCATAAACGCTCTTGCTGTGGAGAAAAGGTAAAGACTGGCCAGAACAGCCCCTCCAAGGCATCCTACACCAGTTGTCTATGTGGGAAGAATTTCCGGTGGCCTTCAGACCTTACTCGACATGCGAACACTCACTCTGGAAAGGCATTAACAGAGCAGAGCACAGCCTCCAAGGAGCTTGACATTTGTGATCACACTGGGGAAGGCTTTGACAGTCTTGCCCAACATAAACTCAGTCACCCTAGGGGGGAACAACAGATTGAAGCACCCGGGCACAACAGCCAGACAACAGAACAGAGCATCAGTATCCATAAGCCCTTTCTTTGTGACCAGTGTGGGCAAGGCTTTCCATGGCTTTCTGACCTCATTCAACATTTGATTGTTCATCCTGGAGAGCAACTTTATGGCTGTGACATTTCCCACTTGCAACCGATAAAGAACAATGAATCACATCAGGAACACAATAAGGAGGAAGGCCAGAGTAATTGTGAGGAAGATGTCTCTGTGGAGAACATCTCTGGAGAGTATCTGCAACGCCTTTCCCCCCTGTGTTCTGGGGAACCTTGCAAACCTTTAGCCTGTCAGAAAGCCTGTGAGTGTGGCAAATGCCATTTTAGAGCACACAGTGACCCTGAAGTGCTTCCACCAAACATTGTGTGGGAAATTGGGGTCGAGGGCTTGCCTCATCCCCTGTTCCAAAAGCAGCCTTCTGAGAGTGGGTACTGTGGGACTGATGACAACGATGACAACCCACAGCCCATCGAGCTGTCTCCCTTCCGTGTTGACATCAAACCCAGCACTGAGTTGACCCCCATTTTGAGTTCCCGTGAGGCAGTCTCTGTGGAGTGCACTGTCCCAAGCACCTCAAGGGGTCTACAGAGGAAGGCTTCGACTGAAAGCATCACCAGTTCTACTGGGCAACCACAAGCTGTGGCCAGTCAACACCCTGAGGTGCCCCGATTCCTGAGTACTCCAAGCCTGTTGATGGAGGGAGCTTCCTCACTAGTGGAAGGGGACAAGCCTTATGCTTGTCCCAAGTGCCCAAAGCGGTTCAGCTTGACTTCATACCTGTCAAAACACCTGCTCACCCACCGGGCGGGGAAGCCATATAAATGTTCCACCTGCGGTAAGGTCTTTGCCCAGCGTTCGTATCTGACCAGGCACCAGGAGGTGCACACAGCGAGCTTGGAGCATGAATGCATCGTTTGCGGAAGCTTCTTCACACGGTCTTCGTATCTCAAGAAGCACATGCACAGGCACAGAAGGTCGGGCCAGCCCAAATCTTAG